Proteins co-encoded in one Cytophaga hutchinsonii ATCC 33406 genomic window:
- a CDS encoding tetratricopeptide repeat protein — MASTYYELLGVSKYASEADIKKAFKDLAKKYHPDKHPGEAFYEEHFKKINEAYQILSDKQARQNYDFRLQYGQHAQQSRPAQNQQRAYQRPTATYQQPKYRRPKPAASGTSAYQKKLNTYYISIAIGAVVFIFACYWFYSFMNTYSSKKYFNEGLKAESRGNDMQALSFYFSALEINLKNPEVNEKIGDLYSKFATNSSYDLFYYDLELQKNFQDPDFDATSIELLKKTRNVDSLAALYYKRSFENFEMPVDKRRVGLKSIKACLKTGDYKQAADNLYKVSFLPDYKRDDSVLYYRGDVIFQTRFYDQARDNYRKFLALHPTSAEASVKIAVCHYNEHNEDYALAQLAKTIKRFPANGEAYYFLGQIHLRNNDTLKACSNFYKADSLHVLAAKPSLYKYCRN, encoded by the coding sequence ATGGCGTCTACATACTATGAACTATTAGGTGTATCAAAATATGCTTCAGAGGCAGATATAAAAAAAGCATTTAAGGATTTAGCCAAAAAATATCATCCTGATAAACATCCCGGGGAAGCTTTTTATGAAGAACATTTCAAAAAAATAAACGAAGCATACCAAATACTTTCAGATAAGCAAGCAAGGCAAAATTATGATTTCCGTTTGCAGTATGGGCAGCATGCTCAACAAAGCAGGCCGGCACAAAATCAACAACGTGCCTATCAACGGCCAACAGCAACCTACCAGCAACCTAAATACAGAAGACCTAAACCTGCGGCATCAGGAACTTCTGCATATCAAAAAAAATTAAATACCTACTACATTTCTATTGCCATAGGAGCTGTTGTATTTATATTCGCCTGCTACTGGTTTTATTCGTTTATGAACACCTACAGTTCAAAAAAATATTTTAATGAAGGATTAAAAGCTGAATCAAGAGGAAACGACATGCAGGCACTATCCTTCTACTTTTCTGCATTAGAAATAAATTTAAAAAACCCGGAGGTTAACGAAAAGATCGGAGACCTGTACTCAAAGTTTGCTACAAACAGTTCATATGATTTATTTTATTATGACCTGGAACTGCAGAAAAATTTTCAGGATCCGGACTTCGATGCAACAAGTATTGAACTGCTGAAAAAAACAAGAAACGTAGACTCCTTAGCTGCACTTTATTACAAACGCTCTTTTGAAAATTTCGAAATGCCTGTTGATAAAAGACGTGTCGGTTTAAAATCGATAAAAGCCTGTTTAAAAACCGGCGACTACAAACAAGCGGCAGATAATTTATATAAAGTATCATTCTTGCCTGATTATAAAAGAGACGACAGTGTGCTGTATTACCGTGGAGATGTTATTTTCCAGACAAGATTTTACGACCAGGCACGTGATAATTATAGAAAATTCCTTGCATTGCACCCTACATCGGCTGAAGCGTCTGTTAAAATTGCCGTATGTCATTACAATGAACACAACGAAGATTACGCATTGGCCCAACTTGCTAAAACGATAAAACGATTCCCGGCTAATGGTGAGGCTTATTATTTTCTTGGACAAATACATCTCAGGAATAACGACACGTTAAAAGCGTGTAGCAATTTCTATAAAGCAGATAGTTTACACGTACTTGCTGCCAAGCCCTCCTTATACAAATATTGTCGAAATTAA
- a CDS encoding MerR family transcriptional regulator, with protein sequence MPYKEKDIEKKYFSIGEVSAMFKVAPSLIRFWETEFDIFKPQKNRRGNRQFTKEDIENFRLIYNLVKERGYTLQGAKEMLKVDRHKSKDKMELLDSLQKVRDFLVDLKKQME encoded by the coding sequence TTGCCTTACAAAGAGAAAGATATAGAAAAAAAATATTTCAGCATTGGCGAGGTTTCTGCCATGTTTAAAGTTGCTCCTTCCCTGATTCGTTTTTGGGAAACAGAGTTCGATATCTTTAAACCGCAAAAAAACCGTCGCGGAAACCGTCAGTTTACCAAAGAAGACATTGAGAATTTCAGGCTCATTTACAATCTGGTAAAAGAACGCGGGTATACGCTGCAGGGTGCAAAAGAAATGCTTAAAGTAGACCGCCATAAATCGAAAGATAAAATGGAACTACTGGACTCTCTTCAGAAAGTACGGGATTTTTTGGTTGACTTGAAGAAGCAGATGGAATAG
- the dprA gene encoding DNA-processing protein DprA, whose translation MQEKIYQVAVGLIPGVGAATTKTLISYCGCAEQIFKTPKGKLKNIPGIGAVTVDNIYSASVLHEAESIVERAQKLDTQLLFYTDPDYPNRLKQIPDAPTLLYYKGSSALNPPKSIAIVGTRKATEYGRSVVRKLLEEIASYKPLVVSGLAYGIDIQAHRDALELGLETIGVMANGTNIIYPSVHKNTALKMLEQGGLLSEYTFDSIAEPMRFPARNRIIAGMTDATIVIEATQSGGALITAEIADSYDREVLAVPGRITDMASEGCNNLIKQNKAHALTSAADLIELLNWDITPSQQAHKHIILADLEEDELMIYAVLTDNEGIHIDELSWKSQLSMQKISSVLLEMEFKGIVKALPGKKFSLR comes from the coding sequence ATGCAGGAAAAAATTTACCAGGTTGCCGTGGGCCTTATCCCTGGTGTTGGCGCAGCTACAACTAAAACGCTGATCAGTTATTGCGGCTGCGCCGAACAGATTTTTAAAACACCTAAAGGCAAACTCAAAAACATTCCGGGAATCGGAGCTGTTACGGTTGATAATATTTACAGCGCATCTGTTTTACATGAAGCGGAATCTATTGTAGAGCGCGCGCAAAAACTCGACACGCAATTGCTTTTTTACACCGATCCGGATTATCCCAACCGGCTAAAACAAATTCCGGATGCTCCTACACTTCTCTATTATAAAGGATCATCAGCCCTTAATCCACCTAAATCCATTGCGATTGTTGGAACACGAAAAGCAACCGAATACGGAAGATCGGTTGTACGGAAATTACTCGAAGAGATCGCATCTTATAAACCGCTTGTTGTTAGCGGGCTGGCCTATGGAATAGATATACAGGCGCACCGCGACGCATTGGAACTTGGACTGGAAACCATAGGTGTTATGGCCAATGGCACAAACATCATCTACCCTTCCGTACACAAAAACACTGCTCTTAAAATGTTGGAGCAAGGTGGTTTATTAAGCGAATATACATTTGATTCCATTGCAGAACCCATGCGCTTTCCAGCCAGAAACCGCATCATTGCAGGCATGACAGATGCTACCATTGTTATAGAAGCGACGCAATCGGGAGGTGCTTTGATCACTGCTGAAATTGCTGATAGTTATGACCGGGAAGTACTGGCAGTACCAGGCAGAATAACGGATATGGCTTCAGAAGGCTGTAACAATCTGATCAAACAAAATAAAGCGCATGCATTAACGTCTGCGGCGGACTTAATTGAACTATTAAACTGGGACATCACGCCTTCCCAACAAGCACACAAACATATTATCTTAGCTGATCTGGAAGAAGATGAGCTGATGATTTATGCTGTACTTACCGATAATGAGGGCATACATATTGATGAATTAAGCTGGAAGTCGCAGTTATCCATGCAAAAGATCAGTTCGGTATTATTGGAAATGGAGTTCAAAGGAATTGTGAAGGCGCTTCCGGGCAAAAAATTCTCTTTACGTTAA
- the alaS gene encoding alanine--tRNA ligase, with product MTSAEIRQQFLDFFASKGHQIVPSAPIVNKNDPTLMFTNAGMNQFKDYFLGNETPKYRRIADTQKCLRVSGKHNDLEEVGIDTYHHTMFEMLGNWSFGDYFKEEAIAWSWELLTSVYKLPKDRLYVTIFEGDDKEKLARDTEAYNFWKKWIAEDRILLGNKKDNFWEMGEQGPCGPCSEIHVDLRTDEEVKAVDGKTLVNNDHPQVVEIWNNVFIQFNRKADGSLEELPDKHVDTGMGFERLCMAIQKKKSNYDTDVFTPMIDFVAKAAGIKYGADEKTDIAMRVMADHIRAISFVIADGQLPSNNKAGYVIRRILRRAVRYAYTFLNLKEPFLYKLVAVLADQLAHVFPELKSQQDFVAKVVQEEEISFLRTLDIGLSKLEQIREELKAKKATTIDGKTAFELYDTFGFPLDLIQLIARENGLTVDEAGFDTEMAAQKQRSKKAASVETSDWTIVTEDDEVEFVGYDHLISTSRIIKYRQVKTKGKDQYQLVLDTTPFYAESGGQAGDTGTLVQGDKKIKVLNTVKENNLIIHITEQLPADLKAPVDCKVNVLQRSLTENNHSATHLLHAALKQVLGSHVNQKGSLVNESVLRFDFSHFSKVTEEELKKVELIVNEKIRENISLNERRNVPIEEAKKLGAMALFGEKYGEYVRMITFDDSFSRELCGGTHVSSTGKIGFFKITSESSVAAGVRRIEALTATAAEVFVDEQQTTLAKITELMKNPKDLVKSLEDLLEERIVLQKQLDEYQAEKSKAIAKSLKDTVEKVGDINVIRAKLVLPSVDAMRQVAYDLKQTVDNLLLVLAVNVDGKPNIAVMISDNLVADKGLNASQMIRELSKEIQGGGGGQPFYATAGGKELNGLDKVIAKSKDLIQVHA from the coding sequence ATGACCTCAGCCGAAATCCGTCAGCAATTTCTGGATTTCTTTGCCTCCAAAGGCCACCAAATTGTTCCTTCTGCACCGATCGTAAATAAAAATGATCCGACGTTGATGTTCACAAACGCCGGGATGAATCAATTCAAAGATTATTTCCTGGGAAATGAAACGCCTAAATACCGCCGTATTGCCGATACACAAAAATGTTTGCGTGTATCCGGTAAACACAACGATCTGGAAGAGGTGGGTATTGATACCTATCACCATACCATGTTTGAAATGCTTGGTAACTGGTCGTTCGGAGATTACTTCAAAGAAGAAGCCATTGCCTGGTCTTGGGAATTATTAACTTCCGTATACAAACTTCCGAAAGACCGTTTGTATGTAACCATTTTTGAAGGCGATGATAAAGAAAAATTAGCTCGCGATACAGAAGCATATAACTTCTGGAAAAAATGGATCGCTGAAGATCGTATTCTGTTAGGGAATAAAAAAGATAACTTCTGGGAAATGGGTGAGCAAGGCCCATGCGGCCCATGTTCAGAGATTCACGTAGATCTTCGTACAGACGAAGAAGTAAAAGCTGTTGATGGTAAAACATTGGTGAACAACGATCACCCGCAGGTTGTAGAGATCTGGAACAACGTATTCATACAGTTCAACCGTAAAGCGGATGGCTCGTTGGAAGAACTTCCGGACAAGCACGTAGATACCGGTATGGGTTTCGAACGTCTGTGTATGGCGATTCAAAAGAAGAAATCAAATTACGATACGGATGTTTTTACACCCATGATTGATTTCGTAGCGAAAGCTGCAGGAATTAAATATGGTGCCGATGAGAAGACTGACATTGCAATGCGTGTTATGGCCGATCACATCCGTGCAATTTCATTTGTTATCGCAGACGGACAGTTGCCATCGAATAATAAAGCGGGTTACGTGATCCGCCGCATTCTGCGTCGTGCCGTGCGTTACGCATATACCTTCTTAAATTTAAAAGAACCGTTCTTATATAAATTGGTTGCTGTATTGGCTGATCAATTGGCGCATGTGTTCCCTGAATTGAAATCTCAACAGGATTTTGTTGCAAAAGTAGTGCAGGAAGAAGAAATCTCTTTCTTACGCACGCTTGATATTGGTTTGAGTAAATTAGAGCAGATCAGAGAAGAGTTGAAAGCGAAGAAAGCTACAACCATTGATGGTAAGACTGCTTTTGAATTATACGATACCTTTGGTTTTCCATTAGATCTAATTCAGTTGATTGCGCGTGAGAATGGATTGACTGTTGATGAAGCTGGCTTTGATACTGAAATGGCTGCACAGAAACAACGTTCTAAAAAAGCTGCGAGTGTTGAGACAAGCGACTGGACAATCGTAACAGAAGATGATGAAGTGGAGTTTGTTGGTTATGACCATTTAATTTCTACGTCAAGAATTATTAAATACCGTCAGGTTAAAACAAAAGGCAAAGATCAGTATCAGCTGGTATTGGATACAACTCCGTTCTATGCGGAGAGCGGTGGACAGGCTGGGGATACGGGTACTTTAGTACAAGGTGATAAGAAAATTAAAGTACTGAATACGGTAAAAGAAAATAACCTGATCATTCACATTACGGAACAATTGCCTGCTGACTTAAAAGCTCCGGTCGATTGTAAAGTAAATGTATTGCAGCGTTCGCTTACAGAAAACAATCACTCGGCAACACACTTGCTGCATGCTGCATTGAAGCAGGTATTGGGTTCGCATGTAAATCAAAAAGGTTCATTAGTGAATGAATCGGTATTGCGTTTTGACTTTTCTCATTTCTCTAAAGTAACAGAAGAAGAATTGAAAAAAGTGGAACTGATCGTAAATGAAAAGATCCGTGAAAATATTTCATTGAACGAAAGACGTAATGTACCGATTGAAGAAGCAAAGAAACTCGGTGCAATGGCCTTGTTCGGTGAGAAATATGGGGAATATGTTCGTATGATCACCTTTGATGATTCCTTCTCCCGTGAATTATGCGGTGGTACACACGTTTCTTCTACCGGTAAGATCGGATTCTTTAAAATTACAAGTGAATCGTCTGTGGCAGCCGGTGTACGCAGGATTGAAGCGTTAACGGCAACTGCTGCGGAGGTATTTGTAGATGAACAGCAAACAACGCTTGCGAAGATCACTGAACTGATGAAGAATCCAAAAGACTTAGTGAAGTCGTTGGAAGATTTATTGGAAGAGCGTATTGTATTGCAAAAACAATTGGACGAATACCAGGCTGAGAAATCAAAAGCAATTGCAAAGTCATTAAAAGATACCGTTGAAAAAGTAGGGGATATCAATGTGATCCGCGCGAAACTTGTATTGCCATCAGTTGATGCCATGCGTCAGGTTGCATACGATCTGAAACAAACAGTAGATAATTTACTGCTGGTGCTTGCGGTAAATGTAGATGGCAAACCTAACATTGCGGTAATGATCTCGGATAATTTAGTTGCAGATAAAGGATTGAATGCGTCGCAGATGATCCGTGAATTGTCGAAAGAAATTCAGGGCGGCGGCGGCGGACAGCCATTCTACGCTACAGCAGGGGGTAAAGAATTAAATGGATTGGATAAAGTGATTGCAAAATCAAAAGATCTTATTCAGGTGCATGCTTAA